A portion of the Colius striatus isolate bColStr4 chromosome 1, bColStr4.1.hap1, whole genome shotgun sequence genome contains these proteins:
- the BOC gene encoding brother of CDO isoform X3, translated as MAMTRGKKRPMAPIPCLILAAASCFAKLSESLQVTVQPASIVQKLGGSVSLGCVVDPPRVNLTWRLNGKELPGSDEVLGIHIERGKLIIASLTNRTVGRYQCIARVPEGVIASVPAVVTLANLKDFKFDGQHVIEVDEGNTAVIACDLPESHPKAQVRYSVKQEWLEASRDNYLIMPSGNLQIVNASREDEGTYKCAAYNPVTQEVKTSVSSERLRVRRSTAEAARIIYPLEAQTIIVTKGQSLILECVASGIPPPRVTWAKDGSSVSAYNKTRFLLSNLLIDPTSEEDSGTYSCTADNGVGEAGAAFIFYNVQVFEPPEVTMELSQQIIPWGQSAKFSCEVRGNPQPSVVWLRNAAPLAAGPRLRLSRRALRLLSVGPEDDGIYQCMAENEVGSAQAMARLRTARPGATLNPGRDAQLGSAQPPTPPPRDSALKLPLDKAGLPKPGTTPLAASPQCMATRELVSPAEAPIILSSPRTSKTDSYDLVWRPRPESRAPILYYVVKHRKVPLFRPAPIFPLRPSTGGPVASLHVVTPHEQQVTNASDSWAVRDVPASQHRLTLTRLDPGSLYEVEMAAHNCAGEGQTAMVTFRTGRRPKPEIVASKEQQIQRDDPGTSTQSSNQSDNSRLSPPEAPDRPTISMASETSVYVTWIPRGNGGFPIQSFRVEYKKLKKLGDWVLATSDIPPSRLSVEIPGLEKGVSYKFRVRALNILGESEPSAASRPYVVSGYSNRVYERPVAGPYITFTDAINETTIMLKWMYIPASNNNTPIHGFYIYYRPTDSDNDSDYKKDVVEGDRYWHSISHLQPETSYDIKMQCFNEGGESEFSNVMICETKARKSLGLPGRLPPSTVPPQQQPPLSGGHSGLGAGAMVARSSDLPYLIVGVVLGSIVLLIVAFIPFCLWRAWSKQKQTIDMGFPGAGLLVSSCQYTMVPLRGISAPRASGHPYVSGQPYASGAHLNAICPPAALGFPGSKPRDYSPNQVPPSQEETSALLQARVLQSGTVQRDCQPSRLPNSRTEDSSFLYSLPDDSTHQLLQPQDDCPHFHEHFVGLHHPVRGSKVGGPSLDTRRDPLFHQGSPCCLGLVPVEEVERLDCCQSRGDVQPQNPAIAAVNQDLPKHLNSSPPPLRPSETHCPSS; from the exons ATGGCAATGACACGTGGAAAGAAGAGACCCATGGCCCCCATCCCTTGCCTGATCCTTGCAGCTGCCAGCTGTTTTGCCAAACTGA GTGAATCTCTGCAGGTCACAGTGCAGCCTGCCTCCATTGTCCAAAAGCTTGGGGGATCAGTCAGCCTGGGGTGTGTGGTGGACCCCCCCAGAGTGAACCTCACCTGGAGGCTGAACGGGAAGGAGCTGCCTGGATCAGATGAGGTGCTGGGCATCCACATCGAGCGAGGGAAGCTCATCATCGCATCTCTCACCAACCGCACTGTGGGCCGCTACCAGTGCATCGCTCGTGTGCCCGAGGGAGTCATTGCCAGTGTCCCTGCAGTGGTCACATTAGCCA ATCTTAAAGATTTCAAGTTTGATGGCCAGCACGTGATTGAGGTGGACGAAGGGAACACAGCTGTGATCGCCTGCGACCTGCCCGAGAGTCACCCCAAGGCTCAGGTCCGCTACAGTGTGAAGCAAGAGTGGCTAGAGGCCTCCCGAG acaATTACCTTATCATGCCATCTGGGAACCTTCAGATCGTCAACGCCAGCCGAGAGGATGAGGGGACGTACAAGTGCGCTGCCTACAACCCCGTGACACAGGAGGTGAAAACCTCTGTCTCCAGCGAGAGACTGCGTGTGAGAC GCTCCACGGCAGAGGCAGCTCGGATCATCTACCCTCTCGAAGCTCAGACCATCATCGTCACCAAGGGCCAAAGCCTCATCCTGGAGTGCGTGGCCAGCGGGATCCCCCCGCCACGCGTCACCTGGGCCAAAGACGGCTCCAGCGTCTCAGCGTACAACAAGACACGTTTCCTGCTCAGCAACCTCCTGATTGACCCCACGAGTGAGGAGGACTCAGGCACCTACAGCTGCACAGCTGACAATGGGGTCGGGGAGGCCGGAGCCGCCTTTATCTTCTACAACGTGCAGGTGTTTG AGCCCCCAGAAGTGACCATGgagctgtcccagcagatcATCCCATGGGGCCAGAGCGCCAAGTTCAGCTGCGAGGTGCGCGGGAACCCACAGCCATCGGTGGTGTGGCTGCGCAACGCCGCCCCACTGGCGGCCGGGCCGCGGCTGCGCCTGTCGCGCAGGGCCCTGCGTCTGCTCAGCGTCGGGCCCGAGGACGACGGCATCTACCAGTGCATGGCGGAGAACGAGGTTGGCAGCGCGCAGGCCATGGCACGGCTGAGGACGGCCCGCCCAG GAGCTACACTCAACCCTGGGCGAGATGCccagctgggctcagctcagccTCCAACACCACCGCCCAGGGACAGTGCCTTAAAGCTGCCCCTGGATAAAGCCGGACTGCCAAAGCCTGGGACGACCCCGCTGGCAGCATCTCCTCAGTGTATGGCCACCAGGGAGCTAGTGTCTCCAGCCGAGGCCCCCATCATCCTCAGTTCTCCCCGGACCTCCAAGACGGACAGCTACGATCTGGTGTGGAGACCCCGGCCCGAGAGCAGAGCCCCCATCCTCTATTATGTGGTGAAGCATCGCAAGGTACCGCTGTTTCGCCCTGCTCCCATCTTCCCTCTGCGCCCTTCCACAGGCGGGCCGGTGGCCTCACTGCACGTTGTCACACCTCACGAGCAG CAGGTCACCAACGCCTCGGACAGCTGGGCAgtgagggatgtcccagcctctcAGCACCGCCTGACTCTCACCAGGCTGGACCCTGGGAGCCTCTATGAGGTGGAGATGGCTGCTCACAACTGTGCCGGCGAGGGACAGACGGCCATGGTCACCTTTCGCACCG GCCGGCGCCCTAAACCAGAGATTGTTGCCAGCAAAGAGCAGCAAATTCAGAGGGATGACCCAGGCACGAGCACCCAGAGCAGCAACCAGTCCGACAACAGCCGCCTGTCCC CTCCAGAGGCACCGGACCGTCCCACCATCTCCATGGCCTCGGAGACATCTGTGTACGTGACCTGGATCCCCCGTGGGAACGGCGGGTTCCCCATCCAGTCTTTCCGTGTGGAATACAAGAAATTGAAGAAGCTGGGAGACTGGGTCCTGGCCACCAGCGATATTCCTCCCTCTCGCCTCTCTGTGGAAATCCCAGGCCTGGAGAAAG GTGTGTCCTACAAGTTCCGTGTGCGGGCACTGAACATCCTGGGTGAGAGCGAGCCCAGCGCCGCGTCCCGGCCCTACGTGGTCTCTGGGTACAGCAACCGCGTCTACGAGCGCCCCGTGGCCGGACCCTACATCACCTTCACCGATGCCATCAATGAGACCACCATCATGCTCAAGTGGATG TACATCCCAGCCAGCAACAACAACACTCCCATCCACGGTTTTTACATCTACTACCGCCCCACCGACAGCGACAATGACAGCGACTACAAGAAGGACGTGGTAGAAG GAGATCGGTACTGGCACTCCATCAGCCACCTGCAGCCAGAGACCTCCTATGACATTAAGATGCAGTGCTTCAATGAGGGTGGAGAAAGCGAGTTCAGCAACGTGATGATCTGTGAAACCAAAG CTCGGAAGTCTCTTGGTCTGCCAGGTCGTCTTCCACCCTCCACGGtgcccccccagcagcagcccccactCAGTGGTGGGCACAGTGGCCTGGGGGCAGGAGCCATGGTGGCCCGTTCCAGTGACTTGCCATACTTGATTGTAGGCGTTGTGCTGGGCTCTATCGTACTCCTCATCGTGGCTTTCATCCCATTCTGCCTTTGGAGAGCCTGGTCCAAGCAGA agcaaacCATTGACATGGGCttcccaggagctgggctgctggtgtcATCCTGCCAGTACACCATGGTACCTCTGCGGGGCATCTCTGCCCCCCGTGCCAGCGGCCACCCCTATGTGAGCGGGCAGCCCTACGCCAGCGGGGCACACCTCAATGCCATCTGCCCCCCTGCAGCGCTTGGCTTCCCCGGCAGCAAGCCCCGAGACTACAGCCCCAACCAGGTGCCACCG TCCCAGGAGGAGACCAGCGCCTTGCTGCAGGCGCGAGTGCTGCAGAGCGGGACTGTCCAGCGAGACTGCCAGCCTTCCAG ATTGCCCAACTCAAGAACAGAAGACAGCTCTTTCCTCTACAGTCTCCCAGATGACTCCACTCACCAGCTTCTTCAGCCACAAGATGACTGTCCTCACTTTCACGAGCACTTTGTTGGCCTCCATCACCCGGTGAGGGGCAGCAAAGTGGGAGGCCCCAGCCTGGATACGCGACGGGATCCCCTGTTCCACCAAG GAAGCCCTTGCTGCCTCGGCCTGGTGCCAGTTGAAGAGGTAGAAAGGCTAGATTGCTGCCAGTCCAGAGGAGATGTCCAGCCCCAGAATCCAGCGATCGCAGCTGTGAATCAGGACCTACCAAAACACCTCAACAGCAGCCCGCCACCGCTCAGGCCCTCAGAGACTCATTGTCCCAGCAGCTAG
- the BOC gene encoding brother of CDO isoform X2, translating to MAMTRGKKRPMAPIPCLILAAASCFAKLSESLQVTVQPASIVQKLGGSVSLGCVVDPPRVNLTWRLNGKELPGSDEVLGIHIERGKLIIASLTNRTVGRYQCIARVPEGVIASVPAVVTLANLKDFKFDGQHVIEVDEGNTAVIACDLPESHPKAQVRYSVKQEWLEASRDNYLIMPSGNLQIVNASREDEGTYKCAAYNPVTQEVKTSVSSERLRVRRSTAEAARIIYPLEAQTIIVTKGQSLILECVASGIPPPRVTWAKDGSSVSAYNKTRFLLSNLLIDPTSEEDSGTYSCTADNGVGEAGAAFIFYNVQVFEPPEVTMELSQQIIPWGQSAKFSCEVRGNPQPSVVWLRNAAPLAAGPRLRLSRRALRLLSVGPEDDGIYQCMAENEVGSAQAMARLRTARPGATLNPGRDAQLGSAQPPTPPPRDSALKLPLDKAGLPKPGTTPLAASPQCMATRELVSPAEAPIILSSPRTSKTDSYDLVWRPRPESRAPILYYVVKHRKQVTNASDSWAVRDVPASQHRLTLTRLDPGSLYEVEMAAHNCAGEGQTAMVTFRTGRRPKPEIVASKEQQIQRDDPGTSTQSSNQSDNSRLSPPEAPDRPTISMASETSVYVTWIPRGNGGFPIQSFRVEYKKLKKLGDWVLATSDIPPSRLSVEIPGLEKGVSYKFRVRALNILGESEPSAASRPYVVSGYSNRVYERPVAGPYITFTDAINETTIMLKWMYIPASNNNTPIHGFYIYYRPTDSDNDSDYKKDVVEGDRYWHSISHLQPETSYDIKMQCFNEGGESEFSNVMICETKARKSLGLPGRLPPSTVPPQQQPPLSGGHSGLGAGAMVARSSDLPYLIVGVVLGSIVLLIVAFIPFCLWRAWSKQKQTIDMGFPGAGLLVSSCQYTMVPLRGISAPRASGHPYVSGQPYASGAHLNAICPPAALGFPGSKPRDYSPNQVPPSQEETSALLQARVLQSGTVQRDCQPSRLPNSRTEDSSFLYSLPDDSTHQLLQPQDDCPHFHEHFVGLHHPVRGSKVGGPSLDTRRDPLFHQGSPCCLGLVPVEEVERLDCCQSRGDVQPQNPAIAAVNQDLPKHLNSSPPPLRPSETHCPSS from the exons ATGGCAATGACACGTGGAAAGAAGAGACCCATGGCCCCCATCCCTTGCCTGATCCTTGCAGCTGCCAGCTGTTTTGCCAAACTGA GTGAATCTCTGCAGGTCACAGTGCAGCCTGCCTCCATTGTCCAAAAGCTTGGGGGATCAGTCAGCCTGGGGTGTGTGGTGGACCCCCCCAGAGTGAACCTCACCTGGAGGCTGAACGGGAAGGAGCTGCCTGGATCAGATGAGGTGCTGGGCATCCACATCGAGCGAGGGAAGCTCATCATCGCATCTCTCACCAACCGCACTGTGGGCCGCTACCAGTGCATCGCTCGTGTGCCCGAGGGAGTCATTGCCAGTGTCCCTGCAGTGGTCACATTAGCCA ATCTTAAAGATTTCAAGTTTGATGGCCAGCACGTGATTGAGGTGGACGAAGGGAACACAGCTGTGATCGCCTGCGACCTGCCCGAGAGTCACCCCAAGGCTCAGGTCCGCTACAGTGTGAAGCAAGAGTGGCTAGAGGCCTCCCGAG acaATTACCTTATCATGCCATCTGGGAACCTTCAGATCGTCAACGCCAGCCGAGAGGATGAGGGGACGTACAAGTGCGCTGCCTACAACCCCGTGACACAGGAGGTGAAAACCTCTGTCTCCAGCGAGAGACTGCGTGTGAGAC GCTCCACGGCAGAGGCAGCTCGGATCATCTACCCTCTCGAAGCTCAGACCATCATCGTCACCAAGGGCCAAAGCCTCATCCTGGAGTGCGTGGCCAGCGGGATCCCCCCGCCACGCGTCACCTGGGCCAAAGACGGCTCCAGCGTCTCAGCGTACAACAAGACACGTTTCCTGCTCAGCAACCTCCTGATTGACCCCACGAGTGAGGAGGACTCAGGCACCTACAGCTGCACAGCTGACAATGGGGTCGGGGAGGCCGGAGCCGCCTTTATCTTCTACAACGTGCAGGTGTTTG AGCCCCCAGAAGTGACCATGgagctgtcccagcagatcATCCCATGGGGCCAGAGCGCCAAGTTCAGCTGCGAGGTGCGCGGGAACCCACAGCCATCGGTGGTGTGGCTGCGCAACGCCGCCCCACTGGCGGCCGGGCCGCGGCTGCGCCTGTCGCGCAGGGCCCTGCGTCTGCTCAGCGTCGGGCCCGAGGACGACGGCATCTACCAGTGCATGGCGGAGAACGAGGTTGGCAGCGCGCAGGCCATGGCACGGCTGAGGACGGCCCGCCCAG GAGCTACACTCAACCCTGGGCGAGATGCccagctgggctcagctcagccTCCAACACCACCGCCCAGGGACAGTGCCTTAAAGCTGCCCCTGGATAAAGCCGGACTGCCAAAGCCTGGGACGACCCCGCTGGCAGCATCTCCTCAGTGTATGGCCACCAGGGAGCTAGTGTCTCCAGCCGAGGCCCCCATCATCCTCAGTTCTCCCCGGACCTCCAAGACGGACAGCTACGATCTGGTGTGGAGACCCCGGCCCGAGAGCAGAGCCCCCATCCTCTATTATGTGGTGAAGCATCGCAAG CAGGTCACCAACGCCTCGGACAGCTGGGCAgtgagggatgtcccagcctctcAGCACCGCCTGACTCTCACCAGGCTGGACCCTGGGAGCCTCTATGAGGTGGAGATGGCTGCTCACAACTGTGCCGGCGAGGGACAGACGGCCATGGTCACCTTTCGCACCG GCCGGCGCCCTAAACCAGAGATTGTTGCCAGCAAAGAGCAGCAAATTCAGAGGGATGACCCAGGCACGAGCACCCAGAGCAGCAACCAGTCCGACAACAGCCGCCTGTCCC CTCCAGAGGCACCGGACCGTCCCACCATCTCCATGGCCTCGGAGACATCTGTGTACGTGACCTGGATCCCCCGTGGGAACGGCGGGTTCCCCATCCAGTCTTTCCGTGTGGAATACAAGAAATTGAAGAAGCTGGGAGACTGGGTCCTGGCCACCAGCGATATTCCTCCCTCTCGCCTCTCTGTGGAAATCCCAGGCCTGGAGAAAG GTGTGTCCTACAAGTTCCGTGTGCGGGCACTGAACATCCTGGGTGAGAGCGAGCCCAGCGCCGCGTCCCGGCCCTACGTGGTCTCTGGGTACAGCAACCGCGTCTACGAGCGCCCCGTGGCCGGACCCTACATCACCTTCACCGATGCCATCAATGAGACCACCATCATGCTCAAGTGGATG TACATCCCAGCCAGCAACAACAACACTCCCATCCACGGTTTTTACATCTACTACCGCCCCACCGACAGCGACAATGACAGCGACTACAAGAAGGACGTGGTAGAAG GAGATCGGTACTGGCACTCCATCAGCCACCTGCAGCCAGAGACCTCCTATGACATTAAGATGCAGTGCTTCAATGAGGGTGGAGAAAGCGAGTTCAGCAACGTGATGATCTGTGAAACCAAAG CTCGGAAGTCTCTTGGTCTGCCAGGTCGTCTTCCACCCTCCACGGtgcccccccagcagcagcccccactCAGTGGTGGGCACAGTGGCCTGGGGGCAGGAGCCATGGTGGCCCGTTCCAGTGACTTGCCATACTTGATTGTAGGCGTTGTGCTGGGCTCTATCGTACTCCTCATCGTGGCTTTCATCCCATTCTGCCTTTGGAGAGCCTGGTCCAAGCAGA agcaaacCATTGACATGGGCttcccaggagctgggctgctggtgtcATCCTGCCAGTACACCATGGTACCTCTGCGGGGCATCTCTGCCCCCCGTGCCAGCGGCCACCCCTATGTGAGCGGGCAGCCCTACGCCAGCGGGGCACACCTCAATGCCATCTGCCCCCCTGCAGCGCTTGGCTTCCCCGGCAGCAAGCCCCGAGACTACAGCCCCAACCAGGTGCCACCG TCCCAGGAGGAGACCAGCGCCTTGCTGCAGGCGCGAGTGCTGCAGAGCGGGACTGTCCAGCGAGACTGCCAGCCTTCCAG ATTGCCCAACTCAAGAACAGAAGACAGCTCTTTCCTCTACAGTCTCCCAGATGACTCCACTCACCAGCTTCTTCAGCCACAAGATGACTGTCCTCACTTTCACGAGCACTTTGTTGGCCTCCATCACCCGGTGAGGGGCAGCAAAGTGGGAGGCCCCAGCCTGGATACGCGACGGGATCCCCTGTTCCACCAAG GAAGCCCTTGCTGCCTCGGCCTGGTGCCAGTTGAAGAGGTAGAAAGGCTAGATTGCTGCCAGTCCAGAGGAGATGTCCAGCCCCAGAATCCAGCGATCGCAGCTGTGAATCAGGACCTACCAAAACACCTCAACAGCAGCCCGCCACCGCTCAGGCCCTCAGAGACTCATTGTCCCAGCAGCTAG
- the BOC gene encoding brother of CDO isoform X1, translated as MAMTRGKKRPMAPIPCLILAAASCFAKLSESLQVTVQPASIVQKLGGSVSLGCVVDPPRVNLTWRLNGKELPGSDEVLGIHIERGKLIIASLTNRTVGRYQCIARVPEGVIASVPAVVTLANLKDFKFDGQHVIEVDEGNTAVIACDLPESHPKAQVRYSVKQEWLEASRDNYLIMPSGNLQIVNASREDEGTYKCAAYNPVTQEVKTSVSSERLRVRRSTAEAARIIYPLEAQTIIVTKGQSLILECVASGIPPPRVTWAKDGSSVSAYNKTRFLLSNLLIDPTSEEDSGTYSCTADNGVGEAGAAFIFYNVQVFEPPEVTMELSQQIIPWGQSAKFSCEVRGNPQPSVVWLRNAAPLAAGPRLRLSRRALRLLSVGPEDDGIYQCMAENEVGSAQAMARLRTARPGATLNPGRDAQLGSAQPPTPPPRDSALKLPLDKAGLPKPGTTPLAASPQCMATRELVSPAEAPIILSSPRTSKTDSYDLVWRPRPESRAPILYYVVKHRKVPLFRPAPIFPLRPSTGGPVASLHVVTPHEQVTNASDSWAVRDVPASQHRLTLTRLDPGSLYEVEMAAHNCAGEGQTAMVTFRTGRRPKPEIVASKEQQIQRDDPGTSTQSSNQSDNSRLSPPEAPDRPTISMASETSVYVTWIPRGNGGFPIQSFRVEYKKLKKLGDWVLATSDIPPSRLSVEIPGLEKGVSYKFRVRALNILGESEPSAASRPYVVSGYSNRVYERPVAGPYITFTDAINETTIMLKWMYIPASNNNTPIHGFYIYYRPTDSDNDSDYKKDVVEGDRYWHSISHLQPETSYDIKMQCFNEGGESEFSNVMICETKARKSLGLPGRLPPSTVPPQQQPPLSGGHSGLGAGAMVARSSDLPYLIVGVVLGSIVLLIVAFIPFCLWRAWSKQKQTIDMGFPGAGLLVSSCQYTMVPLRGISAPRASGHPYVSGQPYASGAHLNAICPPAALGFPGSKPRDYSPNQVPPSQEETSALLQARVLQSGTVQRDCQPSRLPNSRTEDSSFLYSLPDDSTHQLLQPQDDCPHFHEHFVGLHHPVRGSKVGGPSLDTRRDPLFHQGSPCCLGLVPVEEVERLDCCQSRGDVQPQNPAIAAVNQDLPKHLNSSPPPLRPSETHCPSS; from the exons ATGGCAATGACACGTGGAAAGAAGAGACCCATGGCCCCCATCCCTTGCCTGATCCTTGCAGCTGCCAGCTGTTTTGCCAAACTGA GTGAATCTCTGCAGGTCACAGTGCAGCCTGCCTCCATTGTCCAAAAGCTTGGGGGATCAGTCAGCCTGGGGTGTGTGGTGGACCCCCCCAGAGTGAACCTCACCTGGAGGCTGAACGGGAAGGAGCTGCCTGGATCAGATGAGGTGCTGGGCATCCACATCGAGCGAGGGAAGCTCATCATCGCATCTCTCACCAACCGCACTGTGGGCCGCTACCAGTGCATCGCTCGTGTGCCCGAGGGAGTCATTGCCAGTGTCCCTGCAGTGGTCACATTAGCCA ATCTTAAAGATTTCAAGTTTGATGGCCAGCACGTGATTGAGGTGGACGAAGGGAACACAGCTGTGATCGCCTGCGACCTGCCCGAGAGTCACCCCAAGGCTCAGGTCCGCTACAGTGTGAAGCAAGAGTGGCTAGAGGCCTCCCGAG acaATTACCTTATCATGCCATCTGGGAACCTTCAGATCGTCAACGCCAGCCGAGAGGATGAGGGGACGTACAAGTGCGCTGCCTACAACCCCGTGACACAGGAGGTGAAAACCTCTGTCTCCAGCGAGAGACTGCGTGTGAGAC GCTCCACGGCAGAGGCAGCTCGGATCATCTACCCTCTCGAAGCTCAGACCATCATCGTCACCAAGGGCCAAAGCCTCATCCTGGAGTGCGTGGCCAGCGGGATCCCCCCGCCACGCGTCACCTGGGCCAAAGACGGCTCCAGCGTCTCAGCGTACAACAAGACACGTTTCCTGCTCAGCAACCTCCTGATTGACCCCACGAGTGAGGAGGACTCAGGCACCTACAGCTGCACAGCTGACAATGGGGTCGGGGAGGCCGGAGCCGCCTTTATCTTCTACAACGTGCAGGTGTTTG AGCCCCCAGAAGTGACCATGgagctgtcccagcagatcATCCCATGGGGCCAGAGCGCCAAGTTCAGCTGCGAGGTGCGCGGGAACCCACAGCCATCGGTGGTGTGGCTGCGCAACGCCGCCCCACTGGCGGCCGGGCCGCGGCTGCGCCTGTCGCGCAGGGCCCTGCGTCTGCTCAGCGTCGGGCCCGAGGACGACGGCATCTACCAGTGCATGGCGGAGAACGAGGTTGGCAGCGCGCAGGCCATGGCACGGCTGAGGACGGCCCGCCCAG GAGCTACACTCAACCCTGGGCGAGATGCccagctgggctcagctcagccTCCAACACCACCGCCCAGGGACAGTGCCTTAAAGCTGCCCCTGGATAAAGCCGGACTGCCAAAGCCTGGGACGACCCCGCTGGCAGCATCTCCTCAGTGTATGGCCACCAGGGAGCTAGTGTCTCCAGCCGAGGCCCCCATCATCCTCAGTTCTCCCCGGACCTCCAAGACGGACAGCTACGATCTGGTGTGGAGACCCCGGCCCGAGAGCAGAGCCCCCATCCTCTATTATGTGGTGAAGCATCGCAAGGTACCGCTGTTTCGCCCTGCTCCCATCTTCCCTCTGCGCCCTTCCACAGGCGGGCCGGTGGCCTCACTGCACGTTGTCACACCTCACGAGCAG GTCACCAACGCCTCGGACAGCTGGGCAgtgagggatgtcccagcctctcAGCACCGCCTGACTCTCACCAGGCTGGACCCTGGGAGCCTCTATGAGGTGGAGATGGCTGCTCACAACTGTGCCGGCGAGGGACAGACGGCCATGGTCACCTTTCGCACCG GCCGGCGCCCTAAACCAGAGATTGTTGCCAGCAAAGAGCAGCAAATTCAGAGGGATGACCCAGGCACGAGCACCCAGAGCAGCAACCAGTCCGACAACAGCCGCCTGTCCC CTCCAGAGGCACCGGACCGTCCCACCATCTCCATGGCCTCGGAGACATCTGTGTACGTGACCTGGATCCCCCGTGGGAACGGCGGGTTCCCCATCCAGTCTTTCCGTGTGGAATACAAGAAATTGAAGAAGCTGGGAGACTGGGTCCTGGCCACCAGCGATATTCCTCCCTCTCGCCTCTCTGTGGAAATCCCAGGCCTGGAGAAAG GTGTGTCCTACAAGTTCCGTGTGCGGGCACTGAACATCCTGGGTGAGAGCGAGCCCAGCGCCGCGTCCCGGCCCTACGTGGTCTCTGGGTACAGCAACCGCGTCTACGAGCGCCCCGTGGCCGGACCCTACATCACCTTCACCGATGCCATCAATGAGACCACCATCATGCTCAAGTGGATG TACATCCCAGCCAGCAACAACAACACTCCCATCCACGGTTTTTACATCTACTACCGCCCCACCGACAGCGACAATGACAGCGACTACAAGAAGGACGTGGTAGAAG GAGATCGGTACTGGCACTCCATCAGCCACCTGCAGCCAGAGACCTCCTATGACATTAAGATGCAGTGCTTCAATGAGGGTGGAGAAAGCGAGTTCAGCAACGTGATGATCTGTGAAACCAAAG CTCGGAAGTCTCTTGGTCTGCCAGGTCGTCTTCCACCCTCCACGGtgcccccccagcagcagcccccactCAGTGGTGGGCACAGTGGCCTGGGGGCAGGAGCCATGGTGGCCCGTTCCAGTGACTTGCCATACTTGATTGTAGGCGTTGTGCTGGGCTCTATCGTACTCCTCATCGTGGCTTTCATCCCATTCTGCCTTTGGAGAGCCTGGTCCAAGCAGA agcaaacCATTGACATGGGCttcccaggagctgggctgctggtgtcATCCTGCCAGTACACCATGGTACCTCTGCGGGGCATCTCTGCCCCCCGTGCCAGCGGCCACCCCTATGTGAGCGGGCAGCCCTACGCCAGCGGGGCACACCTCAATGCCATCTGCCCCCCTGCAGCGCTTGGCTTCCCCGGCAGCAAGCCCCGAGACTACAGCCCCAACCAGGTGCCACCG TCCCAGGAGGAGACCAGCGCCTTGCTGCAGGCGCGAGTGCTGCAGAGCGGGACTGTCCAGCGAGACTGCCAGCCTTCCAG ATTGCCCAACTCAAGAACAGAAGACAGCTCTTTCCTCTACAGTCTCCCAGATGACTCCACTCACCAGCTTCTTCAGCCACAAGATGACTGTCCTCACTTTCACGAGCACTTTGTTGGCCTCCATCACCCGGTGAGGGGCAGCAAAGTGGGAGGCCCCAGCCTGGATACGCGACGGGATCCCCTGTTCCACCAAG GAAGCCCTTGCTGCCTCGGCCTGGTGCCAGTTGAAGAGGTAGAAAGGCTAGATTGCTGCCAGTCCAGAGGAGATGTCCAGCCCCAGAATCCAGCGATCGCAGCTGTGAATCAGGACCTACCAAAACACCTCAACAGCAGCCCGCCACCGCTCAGGCCCTCAGAGACTCATTGTCCCAGCAGCTAG